The following are encoded together in the Penaeus chinensis breed Huanghai No. 1 chromosome 20, ASM1920278v2, whole genome shotgun sequence genome:
- the LOC125035765 gene encoding uncharacterized protein LOC125035765 — translation MAVGGEYGSLNTILGLWLSSREPIRPEDVRQALFVIARKNHMLQMSVVWRGTRPWFRRMEEVVVDFGVENKEVMSVYSTELHAPYDMARGPLWRAKLVPQPEESRDGLHKAALLISVHHCITDGVTNVVLGRDLMRVLNASMMGTVLDVPSRAVIPALPDALFKHYYWIHVFKYFWRKLFDTFVRNYNQKLYFKGILPQPETRLATTKVIMDEFSAETTQRLVQQCREAGVTVHACIVAIANIAIFRVAQQRAKGRIDSALINTVNCINMRRYFPSENKESLGCHISLEETELLIQSADFTDKDSFWALVKRIYDNLQDSLHVHHTPAKNSPLFRPSSLIFHINYELTRRALQNRTHSHMITTNMGNLQHLLPGKYGDGPVEITGILRSVSSALTGHGCTLTFQTFVGKFMISLDYYSNKMTDDVAQQFFTNLNTYISNLTKYGCLDVASPEAAVWPSLAT, via the exons ATGGCCGTCGGGGGCGAGTACGGATCCCTGAACACGATCCTCGGGCTGTGGCTTTCCTCCCGGGAGCCGATCCGACCCGAGGACGTTCGCCAGGCGCTGTTCGTCATCGCGCG GAAGAACCATATGCTGCAGATGAGCGTGGTGTGGCGAGGGACTCGTCCGTGGTTCCGGCGCATGGAGGAAGTGGTCGTGGACTTCGGCGTCGAGAACAAGGAGGTAATGAGTGTGTACTCCACCGAGCTTCACGCGCCCTACGACATGGCACGCGGCCCTCTGTGGCGTGCCAAGCTGGTGCCGCAGCCCGAGGAGTCGCGCGACGGCCTCCACAAGGCGGCCCTGCTGATCAGCGTGCACCACTGCATCACTGACGGCGTCACGAATGTGGTCCTCGGCCGGGACTTGATGCGCGTACTGAATGCTTCCATGATGGGCACGGTGCTCGACGTCCCCTCCCGGGCCGTCATCCCAGCCCTGCCGGACGCCCTCTTCAAGCACTACTACTGGATCCACGTCTTCAAATACTTCTGGAGGAAGCTCTTCGACACCTTCGTGAGGAACTACAACCAGAAGCTCTACTTCAAAGGCATCTTGCCGCAGCCCGAGACCAGACTCGCCACGACGAAGGTCATCATGGATGAGTTCTCGGCAGAGACGACGCAGCGGCTGGTGCAGCAGTGCAGAGAGGCCGGCGTCACCGTGCATGCCTGCATCGTCGCCATCGCCAACATCGCCATCTTCCGGGTCGCCCAACAGCGTGCCAAGGGGAGAATCGACTCTGCTCTCATCAACACAGTCAACTGCATCAACATGCGTCGCTACTTCCCTTCTGAAAATAAGGAGTCCCTGGGCTGCCACATTTCCCTCGAGGAGACCGAGCTCCTCATCCAGTCCGCCGACTTCACCGACAAGGACAGCTTCTGGGCGCTGGTCAAGCGGATCTACGACAACCTGCAAGACAGCCTCCACGTCCACCACACGCCCGCCAAAAACTCCCCTCTCTTCCGCCCTTCCAGCCTCATCTTCCACATCAACTACGAGCTCACGCGCCGTGCCCTCCAGAaccgcacgcactcgcacatgaTCACCACCAACATGGGCAACCTGCAGCACCTTCTGCCGGGCAAGTACGGCGACGGCCCCGTGGAGATCACCGGCATCCTCCGTTCGGTCTCCAGCGCGCTCACCGGCCACGGGTGCACGCTCACCTTCCAGACCTTCGTCGGGAAGTTCATGATTTCGCTCGATTACTACTCCAACAAGATGACAGACGACGTGGCCCAGCAGTTCTTCACGAACCTCAACACTTACATATCAAACCTCACCAAATACGGCTGCCTGGACGTGGCGAGTCCTGAAGCGGCTGTGTGGCCCTCCTTAGCGACGTAG